A genome region from Paradevosia shaoguanensis includes the following:
- a CDS encoding alpha-N-arabinofuranosidase: MKATVTAHKDYSIARIDDRVYGAFLEHLGRAIYTGIYEPDHPTADKNGMRGDVAKLVKDLNVPMVRYPGGNFVSAYNWEDGIGPREERPTRLDLAWHTSESNAVGIHEFADWCSTVGTDMMLAVNLGSRGLDAARNFVEYVNHPGGSYWSDLRIKNGRKDPWDVKLWCLGNEMDGPWQVGHKSADEYGHLANETAKALRAFDKSLELIVCGSSNAKMPSYPQWEATVLDHTYDAIDYISLHMYFANREKKTGNYLALSIELENYINAVAGVIQFIKAKKRSKKDVYISFDEWNVWYHSNQQDRKILEGNDGWPHAPALLEDVYNFEDVLQVGLILNTFIRRADVVKIACIAQLVNVIAPIMTDPKGAAWRQTIYYPYYFASIYGRGTALNLVVNSPTYDAENVKGVPYADVTGVHNEEDGTLTFFAVNRNGNEAIDLDIALEGFGSATIVDHQVMTHANLEAVNTAKNPDEVTPTKGTGAVIKDGRLSVKLPAYSYQMIRAKL; the protein is encoded by the coding sequence ATGAAGGCGACGGTGACGGCGCACAAGGACTATTCGATCGCCAGGATCGACGATCGCGTTTATGGCGCGTTTCTCGAACACCTCGGACGCGCCATCTATACCGGCATTTACGAGCCGGATCACCCCACCGCCGACAAGAACGGCATGCGCGGCGACGTCGCCAAGCTGGTCAAGGACCTCAACGTTCCCATGGTCCGCTATCCGGGCGGCAACTTCGTCTCGGCCTATAACTGGGAAGACGGCATCGGCCCGCGCGAAGAGCGCCCGACTCGCCTCGACCTCGCCTGGCACACCTCCGAATCCAACGCCGTAGGCATCCACGAATTCGCCGACTGGTGCTCGACCGTCGGCACCGACATGATGCTGGCCGTCAACCTCGGCTCGCGCGGCCTCGACGCGGCCCGCAACTTCGTCGAATACGTCAACCATCCCGGCGGCTCCTACTGGAGCGACCTGCGCATCAAGAACGGCCGCAAGGATCCGTGGGACGTAAAGCTCTGGTGCCTGGGCAACGAGATGGACGGCCCCTGGCAGGTCGGCCACAAGAGCGCCGACGAATATGGCCACCTGGCCAACGAAACCGCCAAGGCCCTGCGCGCCTTCGACAAATCGCTCGAACTGATCGTCTGCGGCTCGTCCAACGCCAAGATGCCGAGCTACCCGCAGTGGGAAGCGACGGTGCTCGATCACACCTATGATGCGATCGACTACATCTCGCTGCACATGTATTTCGCCAACCGCGAGAAGAAGACCGGCAACTACCTGGCGCTCTCGATCGAGCTGGAGAACTACATCAACGCCGTGGCCGGCGTGATCCAGTTCATCAAGGCCAAGAAGCGTTCCAAGAAGGACGTCTACATCTCCTTCGACGAATGGAACGTCTGGTATCACTCCAACCAGCAGGACCGTAAGATCCTGGAAGGCAATGACGGCTGGCCGCACGCCCCGGCGCTGCTGGAAGACGTCTACAATTTCGAGGACGTGCTGCAGGTCGGCCTCATCCTCAACACCTTCATCCGCCGCGCCGACGTGGTGAAGATCGCCTGTATTGCCCAGCTCGTGAACGTGATCGCTCCGATCATGACCGACCCGAAGGGCGCGGCCTGGCGGCAGACCATCTACTACCCCTACTACTTCGCTTCAATCTACGGCCGCGGCACTGCCCTGAATCTGGTTGTGAACTCCCCGACCTACGACGCTGAAAACGTTAAGGGAGTTCCCTATGCCGACGTGACGGGCGTCCACAACGAAGAGGACGGCACGCTAACCTTCTTCGCGGTGAACCGGAACGGAAATGAGGCGATCGACCTCGACATCGCGCTGGAAGGTTTTGGCAGCGCCACGATCGTGGATCACCAAGTGATGACGCACGCCAATCTCGAGGCGGTGAACACGGCCAAGAACCCCGACGAAGTGACCCCGACCAAGGGCACCGGCGCGGTGATCAAGGATGGCCGACTGTCGGTGAAGCTGCCGGCCTATTCGTATCAGATGATCCGGGCGAAGCTCTAG
- a CDS encoding DUF2189 domain-containing protein — MADFHVIGGATKAVAHPQIRKIQMSDLRDVLRAGLSDFWDKPSHYAFLGLIYAVVGIALAIWSSGANALPMVFPLASGFALLGPIAAIGLYEISRRKEQGQDTSWIHAIEVMRSPALPSIIAVGIMIFAIFYLWLAAAESIYQATFGMSAPTSVTAFLSEVFTTSQGWQLMLWGCGVGFLFALVTLATTVIAFPLMLDRDVGAFAAIETSVRAFMANPIPLLAWGLIVAVLLTIGSIPFFVGLAVVVPVLGHATWHLYRKLVA, encoded by the coding sequence ATGGCAGACTTTCATGTGATCGGCGGTGCCACCAAGGCTGTGGCTCACCCCCAAATTCGCAAGATCCAGATGTCGGACCTTAGGGACGTGCTGCGCGCGGGCCTTTCGGACTTCTGGGACAAACCGTCCCACTATGCCTTTCTCGGCCTCATCTACGCAGTAGTCGGTATCGCGCTGGCGATCTGGTCCTCGGGTGCCAATGCGTTGCCCATGGTCTTCCCGCTTGCCTCCGGCTTCGCCCTGCTCGGCCCCATAGCCGCCATAGGGCTTTACGAAATCAGCCGACGCAAGGAACAGGGACAGGACACCTCCTGGATCCACGCGATCGAAGTGATGCGCTCGCCCGCTCTCCCCTCGATCATCGCCGTCGGCATCATGATCTTCGCCATCTTCTATCTCTGGCTGGCAGCGGCCGAGAGTATCTACCAGGCAACCTTCGGCATGAGCGCCCCGACCTCGGTCACCGCCTTCCTCAGCGAGGTCTTCACCACCTCGCAGGGCTGGCAGCTGATGCTCTGGGGTTGCGGCGTCGGCTTCCTCTTCGCGCTGGTCACGCTCGCCACCACGGTCATCGCCTTTCCGCTGATGCTCGATCGCGACGTGGGGGCCTTCGCGGCGATCGAAACCTCGGTCCGGGCCTTCATGGCCAATCCGATCCCCCTGCTCGCCTGGGGCCTTATCGTCGCGGTGCTGCTCACCATCGGCTCGATCCCGTTCTTCGTGGGTCTTGCCGTCGTCGTACCGGTGCTCGGCCACGCCACCTGGCACCTCTATCGCAAGCTGGTCGCCTGA
- a CDS encoding VOC family protein gives MLTDHRAYATIPAADMTRAKAWYKDKLGLSPFREDETGAIYHVGAGTGFLLYPTPNAGKAPNTLMSFGSSDVVADVKDLKRHGVVFEEYDMPGLKTVDSIANMGIYHAAWLRDADGNILAIGDEPN, from the coding sequence ATGCTGACCGATCATCGTGCCTATGCCACTATTCCCGCCGCCGACATGACCCGGGCCAAGGCCTGGTACAAGGACAAACTGGGGCTGTCTCCGTTCCGCGAAGACGAGACCGGCGCCATCTATCATGTGGGTGCGGGAACGGGCTTCCTGCTGTATCCGACGCCCAATGCCGGCAAGGCGCCCAATACGCTCATGTCGTTCGGGTCGTCGGACGTCGTGGCGGATGTGAAGGACCTCAAGCGCCACGGCGTCGTATTCGAGGAATACGACATGCCGGGCCTCAAGACGGTCGACTCGATCGCGAACATGGGCATCTATCACGCCGCATGGCTCCGCGACGCCGACGGCAATATCCTCGCCATCGGCGACGAGCCGAACTGA
- a CDS encoding DUF2235 domain-containing protein translates to MKRLAVFCDGTWNRLSAEHPTNVVLAARSVLPYGTDGVPQVTYYDEGVGTTFLINQALERTLAGAFGWGLFDKIAAAYRFLVFNYDPGDEIYIFGFSRGAFTARSLAGLIRKCGIVTRDRLDKVEEAFKFYKDNSPEAHPDMERAQQFRLENSQDIIMKPEDRAFRQALGVPAALTNQPLFTLKYLGVWDTVGALGMPRYLLLERIFRTAAKYQFHDAALSSIVEAARHAVAIDEDRLSFEPALWDNVDDLNRIEGRAGNYHQLWFPGDHGSVGGGGDITGLSASPLVWIMDGASRQGLAFDRAALKAYAGERDDFAPLHNMTAPKSWTEIIYRRGARKGPWRQADLGASSRARIARTASADWPIYRPAALSAFFERQSQTARRRSEERRPTEPSPSAPS, encoded by the coding sequence ATGAAGCGGCTGGCAGTCTTCTGCGACGGCACCTGGAACCGGCTATCGGCCGAACACCCGACCAATGTGGTGCTGGCGGCCCGTTCGGTGCTGCCATACGGCACGGACGGCGTGCCTCAGGTGACCTACTACGACGAGGGGGTCGGCACGACCTTCCTCATCAACCAGGCACTCGAACGCACGCTCGCCGGAGCCTTCGGCTGGGGGCTCTTCGACAAGATCGCGGCGGCCTACCGCTTCCTCGTTTTCAACTACGATCCAGGCGATGAAATCTATATCTTCGGCTTTTCGCGCGGCGCCTTCACGGCGCGCTCGCTGGCCGGTCTCATCCGCAAATGCGGGATCGTCACCCGCGATAGGCTCGACAAGGTCGAAGAGGCCTTCAAGTTCTACAAGGACAATTCGCCCGAGGCGCATCCGGACATGGAGCGGGCGCAGCAGTTCCGGCTGGAAAACTCGCAGGACATCATCATGAAGCCCGAGGACCGGGCGTTCCGGCAGGCGCTGGGTGTGCCGGCAGCGCTGACCAACCAGCCGCTCTTCACGCTCAAATATCTGGGCGTCTGGGATACGGTGGGCGCGCTCGGCATGCCCAGATACCTGCTGCTCGAGCGTATCTTCCGGACCGCGGCCAAGTACCAGTTCCATGACGCGGCGCTGTCGAGCATCGTCGAAGCGGCGCGTCATGCGGTGGCGATCGACGAGGATCGGCTGAGCTTCGAGCCGGCGCTGTGGGACAATGTCGACGACCTCAACCGCATCGAAGGCCGTGCGGGCAATTACCATCAGCTCTGGTTTCCGGGCGACCACGGCTCGGTGGGTGGCGGTGGCGACATTACGGGGCTATCGGCCTCCCCGCTGGTCTGGATCATGGACGGCGCCAGCCGGCAGGGTCTCGCCTTCGATCGTGCGGCACTCAAGGCGTATGCTGGTGAGCGCGACGACTTCGCACCCCTTCACAACATGACGGCTCCGAAAAGCTGGACGGAGATCATCTACCGGCGCGGCGCGCGGAAAGGGCCGTGGCGACAAGCAGATCTGGGCGCCAGCAGCCGGGCGCGCATCGCGCGTACTGCGTCGGCGGATTGGCCGATCTATCGCCCGGCGGCGCTTTCGGCCTTTTTCGAGCGGCAGTCGCAGACCGCAAGGCGGCGCAGCGAGGAACGGCGACCAACGGAACCAAGCCCCTCCGCCCCGAGTTAG
- a CDS encoding helix-turn-helix domain-containing protein — translation MSDEFAAQIESETYPMGHRLRERRVDIGLTLKQVADGAGLSVGFISQVERGITMPSLSSLVSICKVLKTDVSTYLQQPRNQSRLSRHGQREVYSLVNASTRMGAQPITYERVSSNFPGRHMHSVLMNIPPGYKSESISHDGEEMLYVLSGEVTSIVNDNHAILQVGDAEHFPSTHPHSVWNHTQSMAVALWVGTQELFGEEPSDD, via the coding sequence ATGAGCGACGAGTTTGCCGCCCAGATCGAGAGCGAAACCTACCCGATGGGGCACCGGCTGCGTGAGCGCCGGGTCGATATCGGACTCACCCTCAAGCAGGTGGCGGACGGCGCTGGCCTTTCGGTCGGCTTCATTTCCCAGGTGGAGCGCGGCATCACCATGCCCTCGCTCTCTTCGCTCGTGTCCATCTGCAAGGTGCTCAAGACCGACGTCAGCACCTATCTCCAGCAGCCACGCAACCAGAGCCGCCTGTCCCGGCATGGGCAGCGCGAGGTCTATTCGCTGGTCAATGCCAGCACGCGCATGGGAGCGCAGCCGATCACCTATGAACGGGTATCGAGCAATTTTCCCGGCCGCCACATGCATTCGGTGCTCATGAACATCCCGCCCGGCTACAAGTCCGAGAGCATCTCGCACGATGGCGAGGAGATGCTCTACGTGCTCTCGGGAGAGGTCACGAGCATCGTCAACGACAATCACGCAATTCTGCAGGTGGGCGATGCCGAGCATTTCCCGTCCACGCATCCCCATTCGGTCTGGAACCACACGCAGTCCATGGCTGTGGCGCTCTGGGTCGGAACACAGGAATTGTTCGGCGAGGAACCGTCGGACGACTAA
- a CDS encoding ABC transporter substrate-binding protein, whose amino-acid sequence MKTINRAIAAAALAATALTAVVSAAQAETVLRLDEVPVGELDPAKASDYADSILMFNVYDTLVFAGQGKPGMVPDLASSWETDGTSFTFKLRDDVKFQSGNPFTSADVVYSLERMKALGQGLSYLFEDVTGAEAVDEHTVKFTLAKPYAPFLAALVRLPIVDKKLVEENTTGDDWGQAYLSTHSAGTGAYSVTSHNPQSETVMAKNPSYFQEMDAAAPDTVRLRYGLEAATVRTLVAQGEHDITSQWLPPEVLASLAKEGNQLLTEHGNGAFYIKLNTAKAPFDDVNCRLAVSNAFDYQSALKLIAVTPEVSQGKVPTGAIPAQMLGGFPDGEPLKQDLAKAKEFLSQCKYNPADTEVEISWIAEVPIEERFALLLQANMQQLGFKSKITKMPWALFVDAVTKPESTPNVSQVNVASVTGDPDTLLYGMYHSSAAGTWQSPEYLKDEEVDKLLDQGRAATSEEERAAAYTALNKRLMEIAPSIYAYDSQAVFAASNRVKVPALSDDSKRISLDSAGFQFRLMEMQP is encoded by the coding sequence ATGAAGACAATCAATCGGGCGATTGCTGCCGCGGCGCTGGCCGCGACCGCGCTGACCGCCGTTGTATCCGCCGCGCAGGCCGAAACCGTGCTGCGCCTCGATGAAGTGCCGGTCGGCGAGCTCGACCCGGCCAAGGCGTCGGACTATGCCGACTCCATCCTGATGTTCAACGTCTACGACACGCTGGTCTTCGCCGGTCAGGGCAAGCCGGGCATGGTGCCCGATCTTGCTTCGAGCTGGGAGACGGACGGCACCTCGTTCACATTCAAGCTGCGCGACGACGTCAAGTTCCAGAGCGGCAATCCCTTCACCTCGGCCGACGTGGTCTATTCGCTTGAGCGCATGAAGGCGCTGGGGCAGGGCCTTTCCTACCTCTTCGAGGACGTGACCGGGGCGGAAGCCGTTGACGAGCACACCGTCAAGTTCACCCTCGCCAAGCCCTATGCTCCGTTCCTCGCCGCGCTCGTGCGCCTGCCGATCGTGGACAAGAAGCTGGTCGAAGAGAACACCACGGGCGACGATTGGGGCCAGGCGTATCTCTCGACCCATTCGGCCGGTACGGGCGCTTACTCGGTAACGTCGCACAATCCGCAGTCCGAAACCGTGATGGCCAAGAACCCGTCCTACTTCCAGGAGATGGATGCGGCGGCTCCCGACACCGTGCGCCTGCGCTATGGCCTCGAAGCCGCAACCGTGCGCACCCTGGTCGCTCAGGGCGAGCACGACATCACCTCGCAGTGGCTGCCGCCCGAAGTGCTGGCCTCGCTGGCCAAGGAGGGCAACCAGCTTCTCACCGAGCATGGCAACGGGGCGTTCTACATCAAGCTGAACACCGCCAAGGCGCCGTTCGACGACGTCAACTGCCGCCTGGCCGTGTCCAATGCGTTCGACTACCAGTCGGCGCTCAAGCTCATCGCCGTGACCCCGGAAGTGTCGCAGGGCAAGGTGCCGACCGGCGCCATTCCGGCCCAGATGCTCGGTGGTTTCCCCGATGGCGAGCCGCTGAAGCAGGATCTGGCCAAGGCCAAGGAATTCCTGTCGCAGTGCAAGTACAACCCGGCCGACACCGAGGTCGAAATCTCCTGGATCGCCGAAGTGCCGATCGAGGAGCGTTTCGCTCTGCTGCTTCAGGCCAACATGCAGCAGCTCGGCTTCAAGTCCAAGATTACCAAGATGCCCTGGGCGCTGTTCGTGGATGCCGTGACCAAGCCGGAGTCCACGCCCAACGTATCGCAGGTCAACGTGGCCTCGGTGACCGGTGACCCGGATACGCTGCTTTACGGCATGTATCACTCCTCGGCCGCGGGCACCTGGCAGTCGCCGGAATACCTCAAGGACGAAGAAGTCGACAAGCTCCTCGACCAGGGCCGTGCGGCCACCAGCGAAGAAGAGCGTGCGGCTGCCTATACGGCGCTCAACAAGCGCCTGATGGAAATCGCGCCCTCGATCTACGCCTATGACTCGCAGGCCGTGTTCGCTGCGTCCAACCGCGTCAAGGTTCCGGCTTTGAGCGATGACAGCAAGCGCATCTCGCTGGACAGCGCCGGCTTCCAGTTCCGCCTGATGGAAATGCAGCCGTAA
- a CDS encoding ABC transporter permease translates to MSPVIRVLLQRIGTSILVLFGVSILIFAIARVIPGDPARIALGPNATAEAVANLREQLHLNDNIVVQYGYFLADLFRGNLGISLYTNRPVTTDLAQFLPATFELIIVAGIMMIGLGLPLGILGARYRNTFVDGLLRVVSLLGVSAPSFVWAVVLMLLFAYFLPLFPIAGRLNDAFVVPQVTGFMLVDTLIAGNIPAFLDALRHIILPAFALALSGIGQAARLTRANMIETYDKPYIEMAEAFGFPSARIAKKYAFKPSLIPSLTIIGLDFASMLGSAFLVEAVFAWPGLSRYGVQVILRKDLNAIVGTVLVISLVFLIVNIIVDLLIAFINPRIRLSQRSQ, encoded by the coding sequence ATGTCACCCGTCATCCGTGTTCTGCTCCAGCGCATCGGGACATCGATCCTGGTGTTGTTCGGAGTGTCGATCCTGATCTTTGCCATCGCGCGGGTCATTCCCGGCGATCCGGCGCGTATCGCGCTGGGCCCCAATGCGACTGCGGAGGCGGTTGCGAACCTGCGCGAGCAATTGCACCTCAACGACAACATCGTGGTGCAATACGGCTATTTCCTCGCGGACCTCTTCCGCGGGAATCTCGGCATCTCGCTCTATACCAACCGTCCGGTGACGACCGACCTCGCGCAGTTCCTGCCGGCGACGTTCGAGCTCATCATCGTGGCCGGCATCATGATGATCGGCCTTGGCCTGCCGCTGGGCATCCTGGGCGCGCGCTACCGCAATACGTTCGTGGACGGGCTGCTGCGGGTGGTGTCGCTGCTGGGTGTCTCGGCGCCGAGCTTCGTGTGGGCGGTGGTGCTCATGCTGCTCTTCGCCTATTTCCTGCCGCTGTTCCCGATCGCAGGCCGGCTCAATGACGCCTTCGTCGTTCCGCAGGTCACAGGCTTCATGCTGGTCGATACGCTGATCGCGGGGAATATCCCGGCGTTCCTCGACGCCCTGCGCCACATCATCCTGCCGGCCTTCGCGCTGGCGCTGAGCGGCATCGGGCAGGCGGCGCGGCTGACGCGCGCCAACATGATCGAGACCTACGACAAGCCCTATATCGAGATGGCCGAGGCCTTCGGCTTCCCGAGCGCCAGGATCGCCAAGAAGTATGCGTTCAAGCCCTCGCTCATTCCGTCGCTGACCATTATCGGTCTCGACTTCGCCTCGATGCTGGGCAGCGCTTTCCTGGTCGAGGCCGTGTTCGCCTGGCCGGGGCTGTCGCGCTACGGCGTGCAGGTGATCCTGCGCAAGGACCTCAACGCCATCGTGGGCACGGTGCTGGTGATCTCGCTCGTGTTCCTCATCGTCAACATCATCGTGGACCTGCTGATCGCGTTCATCAATCCGCGCATCCGCCTGTCGCAGAGGTCGCAGTGA
- a CDS encoding ABC transporter permease, with protein MSRTLYILLRNPLSLVGIVLIGLVVFAAIFADFITPFPEHVGAVVDFTNFNQPPHWPNIFGTDLVGRDLFTRVIFAFRTSLLLAVVVLAIAVPIGVVIGLIAGYTGGWVDYVLMRITDVFLSIPPLVLAMSIMGLLEPSLTNGMLAVTAMWWPWYTRLVYNIVRSEREEGYVLAAEVVGASRWHIMFREILPNCVPAIITKMTLDCGFVILIASSLSFLGLGVQPPTPDLGSMVAEGANYLPDSWWLTVFPGLAILIAVFGFNLLGDALRDILGSDA; from the coding sequence GTGAGCCGCACGCTTTACATCCTCCTGCGCAATCCGCTTTCGCTGGTGGGCATCGTGCTCATCGGTCTGGTGGTCTTTGCCGCAATCTTCGCCGATTTCATCACGCCGTTCCCCGAGCATGTCGGGGCGGTGGTGGACTTCACCAATTTCAACCAGCCGCCGCACTGGCCGAACATCTTCGGCACCGACCTCGTCGGGCGCGATCTTTTCACCCGCGTGATCTTCGCCTTCCGCACCTCGCTGCTGCTGGCGGTGGTGGTGCTCGCCATCGCGGTGCCGATCGGTGTCGTGATCGGGCTCATTGCGGGCTACACCGGCGGTTGGGTCGACTATGTGCTGATGCGCATCACGGACGTCTTCCTCTCGATCCCGCCGCTGGTGCTGGCCATGTCGATCATGGGCCTGCTCGAGCCGTCACTGACCAACGGCATGCTGGCGGTCACCGCCATGTGGTGGCCGTGGTACACGCGCCTCGTCTACAACATCGTGCGCTCGGAGCGTGAAGAGGGCTATGTGCTGGCCGCCGAAGTCGTCGGGGCCTCGCGCTGGCACATCATGTTCCGCGAAATCCTGCCCAATTGCGTGCCGGCCATCATCACCAAGATGACGCTGGACTGCGGCTTCGTGATCCTCATCGCGTCTTCGCTCTCCTTCCTCGGCCTTGGCGTACAGCCGCCGACCCCGGATCTGGGGTCGATGGTGGCGGAGGGCGCCAATTACCTGCCGGATAGCTGGTGGCTGACGGTGTTCCCGGGCCTGGCTATCCTCATCGCGGTCTTCGGGTTCAACCTGCTCGGCGATGCCCTGCGCGATATCCTGGGGAGCGACGCCTGA
- a CDS encoding ABC transporter ATP-binding protein: MDKTLAISDLKLAFKSYSGLSEVLHGISLDIAPGETVALVGESGSGKSVTARIILGLLQRLPNARISGQVMFDGRDLEKLSEAERYALRGTAMSMIFQDPTSALNPVFTIDVLFHEVLKRRNPSISAQEARAKAKAALEEVAITEPERVLQSYSFQLSGGMNQRVMIAMALANEPKLLLADEPGTALDVTVQAQTLKLMADLVERHGTSVLFISHNLGVVREFADRVYVIYKGRIVETGPTEALFENPGHPYTKALLRAVPRITGGGIPDISEDTGDFYAPMVVHS, translated from the coding sequence ATGGACAAGACGCTCGCGATTTCCGATCTCAAGCTGGCCTTCAAGTCCTATTCCGGGCTCTCCGAAGTGCTGCACGGCATCTCGCTCGACATCGCGCCGGGCGAGACGGTGGCGCTGGTAGGCGAGTCCGGCTCGGGCAAGTCGGTGACGGCCCGGATCATCCTCGGCCTCCTGCAGCGGCTGCCGAATGCCCGGATTTCGGGGCAGGTCATGTTCGATGGCCGCGACCTCGAAAAGCTCAGCGAAGCCGAGCGCTACGCGCTGCGCGGCACCGCCATGTCGATGATCTTCCAGGACCCGACTTCGGCGCTCAATCCGGTCTTCACCATCGACGTGCTGTTCCACGAGGTGCTCAAGCGCCGCAATCCTTCGATCTCCGCGCAAGAGGCCCGGGCGAAGGCCAAGGCCGCGCTGGAAGAAGTGGCGATCACCGAGCCCGAGCGCGTGCTGCAAAGCTACAGCTTCCAGCTTTCGGGCGGCATGAACCAGCGCGTGATGATCGCCATGGCGCTGGCCAACGAACCCAAGCTCCTGCTGGCCGACGAGCCGGGCACGGCCCTCGACGTTACGGTCCAGGCGCAGACGCTCAAGCTGATGGCCGATCTCGTCGAGCGGCACGGCACTTCGGTGCTGTTCATCTCGCACAACCTCGGCGTCGTGCGCGAATTCGCAGACCGCGTCTATGTGATCTACAAGGGCAGGATCGTCGAGACCGGGCCGACCGAGGCGCTGTTCGAGAACCCCGGCCATCCCTACACCAAGGCGCTGCTGCGCGCGGTGCCGCGGATCACGGGTGGTGGCATTCCCGACATTTCGGAAGATACGGGCGACTTCTACGCGCCGATGGTGGTGCACTCATGA
- a CDS encoding ABC transporter ATP-binding protein encodes MSQPILSLKNLTKTFDVNGHEVRAVSDVSFDVMPGECLAIVGESGSGKSTIANMVLGIYGPTSGSMVFEGTELPAKRDLAHRRAIQLVQQNPLSALNPRRTIGASLRLALDVHNIGERSGRNKRVGELLEEVGLPADFAKRRPASLSGGQRQRVAIARALACQSRLVVLDEPTSALDVLVQARVLKLLDDLRKARGLTYIFITHDLSVVRNIADRMAVFERGRLVELGETARIFSAPEHPYTRKLIGAVPVVTTDELELRDRLIHD; translated from the coding sequence ATGAGCCAGCCCATTCTGTCCCTGAAGAACCTCACCAAGACGTTCGACGTCAACGGGCACGAGGTGAGGGCCGTCTCCGACGTGTCGTTCGACGTCATGCCGGGCGAATGCCTGGCCATCGTGGGGGAGTCCGGATCGGGCAAATCCACCATCGCCAACATGGTGCTGGGCATTTACGGGCCGACCTCCGGCTCGATGGTGTTCGAAGGCACCGAGTTGCCCGCCAAACGTGACCTGGCGCATCGCCGGGCCATCCAACTCGTGCAGCAGAACCCGCTCTCGGCGCTCAATCCGCGCCGCACCATCGGCGCTTCGCTGCGGCTGGCGCTCGATGTCCACAACATCGGCGAGCGCTCTGGGCGCAACAAGCGCGTGGGCGAGTTGCTCGAGGAAGTCGGCCTGCCTGCCGATTTCGCCAAGCGCCGCCCGGCCAGCCTTTCCGGCGGTCAGCGGCAGCGTGTGGCCATTGCCCGGGCGCTGGCCTGCCAGTCGCGCCTCGTCGTGCTCGACGAGCCGACCTCGGCGCTCGACGTGCTCGTACAGGCACGCGTCCTCAAGCTCCTCGACGACCTGAGGAAGGCGAGGGGGCTCACCTACATCTTCATCACCCATGACCTGTCGGTCGTCCGCAACATTGCAGACCGCATGGCCGTGTTTGAACGGGGCCGGCTGGTGGAGCTGGGCGAGACCGCCCGGATCTTCAGCGCGCCGGAACACCCCTATACCCGCAAGCTCATCGGGGCGGTCCCCGTGGTCACCACCGACGAGCTCGAACTGAGAGACAGACTGATCCATGACTAA
- a CDS encoding GAF domain-containing protein codes for MTNPTNPHAAFAAELAKVSGQPQVAYAALHELTNRVIGTKLFTILGLDYDAGVMRRLYSDNLELYPVPGADPIGDTVWEQTIIGKREPLVLNSAEALKAVLPEYPKLEALGCKSMLNLPIVVFGTSIGTLNMLNVEGHFTAERVAEAYALTAAAATCLLMTKETANG; via the coding sequence ATGACTAATCCGACCAATCCGCACGCCGCTTTCGCCGCCGAACTGGCAAAGGTAAGCGGCCAGCCGCAAGTCGCCTACGCGGCGCTGCACGAGCTTACCAACCGGGTGATCGGAACCAAGCTCTTCACCATTCTCGGCCTCGACTACGATGCCGGCGTGATGCGCCGTCTCTACTCGGACAACCTGGAGCTCTACCCGGTCCCCGGCGCCGACCCGATCGGCGACACCGTCTGGGAGCAGACCATCATCGGCAAGCGCGAGCCGCTGGTGCTCAATTCGGCCGAGGCGCTCAAGGCCGTGCTGCCGGAATATCCCAAGCTCGAGGCACTGGGCTGCAAGTCCATGCTCAACCTGCCCATCGTCGTCTTCGGGACCTCGATCGGCACCCTCAACATGCTCAACGTTGAAGGCCACTTCACGGCCGAGCGCGTGGCCGAGGCCTATGCCCTCACGGCTGCCGCCGCCACGTGCCTGCTGATGACGAAAGAGACTGCCAATGGCTAA